The DNA sequence TCGTGCAGTACGTCCCTTTCTATGGTCTGTTGATCGCGCATTCCTTGAGGAACGGAACATGGCGGAACCTATTCAAACCGGCTTCCCGAACCCACTGAACCGGCCGCCGTGACCCTGGCTGAAGGCATGTCCTGCCACGCCGGCTCAAGTTAACCGGCGCGGGGGTCGGATGCAAGGGCAAACGCGCCGCCCCGTTGTCCCGGAACGGCTGAATTCGATTGACGAAATTCCGTCCCGGATATACACTTCACCGCCGTGTGCGAGTCATCGCCCGGAAACCCGCCGGTCATCGCCCGGACACCGTTTGCATGCCTGTCGACCCCCGTGTCATGGAGGATGCTATGCCGGATACATCCCTGTTTTCCCTGGAAGGTAAGACCATGATCGTCACCGGTGCGAGCAAGGGCATCGGCAAGGCCGTCGCGCTGGCGGGCGCCCGCGCTGGCGCCGACGTGGTGATCGGCAGCCGGACCCGGGCCGACCTGGAACCAGTGGCTTCCGAAGTCCGCTCGATGGGTCGCCGCTGCGTCGTTCAGACGGTGGACGTAGGCAAGGTAGGCTCGATCCGCGCGTTCGTGGAGCAGGTCCTGGCCGAGACGGGGCATATCGACGTCCTGGTCAACAATGCCGGATGCAACCGGATCATGCCCGTGCTGGAAGTCACCGAAGAAGTATACGACGAGATCATCGACGTGAACCTGAAAAGCGTCTTCTTCCTCAGCCAGGCCCTCGCCGCGCACATGATCGAAGCGGGCAAAGGCGGACGCATCATCAACGTATCTTCGCAGGTGGGCGTGGTCGGCGGTCCGTTGCGGGCGGCCTATACCGCGGCCAAGGGCGGCGTGTGCACGCTGACCAAGTCCATGGCGGCCGAATGGGCGGAGCACGGCGTTACCGTAAACGCGGTGGCGCCGACTATGACACGCACGCCCATGGTGGAAAAGGCTATGGAGAACCCGGGATTCCGGGCCAATATCAAGAAGATCCTGCTGGGCCGGCTCGCCGAACCGGACGAGATCGCCAGTTCGATCATCTACCTCGCGTCCGATGCCAGCGCCATGGTAACCGGTCACACCATGCTCGTCGACGGAGGATACACGGCGGTCTGACGACCGGGTTCGTCCAGCCGGGTGCGTGTCGAACCGGCGTCGTTCGGCCTGGTGTCATCCCACCAGACGGTACCCAACCAAGCGTCATTTCGCCGGGTCTCTCTTCGGCGGGTCCATCCCTGCTCAGGGCTATCTCTGCTGACGTTTGACCCGGGCTCTCGCGCGGTTGTGTTCCCGGTTGGTAATGGAAAAGATGTGGCTGCCGTCTCCCCTGGCCACGAAGAAGAGGTAGGCCACTTCCACGGGATACAACGCGGCGTGTATGGACGCTTCTCCGGGGCTGCAGATCGGTCCGGGAGGCAGGCCCGCGTGTACGTAGGTGTTGTAGGGCGAAGGATGGGAGAGGTGTTTTTCGTATAGCCTCATGTCAGGCCTCCCGATGCCGAACTTCACCGTGGGATCGGCCTCCAGCAGCATGCCCCTTTGCAGCCGGTTGTGAAACACCCCCGAAATCGTGTCTCGCTCCGCGGCAACCCGCGCTTCCTGCTCCACGATGGAGGCCAGGGTCATGATCTCGTGGACGGTATAACCCAGTTCGTCCGCCCGGGTACGGTACGCCTCCGTGATGGTGCTTCGGAAGCGATCCGTCATCGCCTTCAGGACTTCCTCCGCAGACATTTCCGGGTAGAAGCGGTAGGTTGCCGGGAACAGGTACCCCTCGAGCGTATTCGCCTCGACCCCCAGCGCAAGGCCGACCGCCGAATCGCCGGCAAGGCCGACGAAGGCGGTGGAATCGATGCCGATGCCGGCCTGCAGGATGCGGGCCGTCTCCTGGATGGTCAAGCCCTCGGGGATGGTAACGCGGTCCGTCGTAATCCGGCCCGAAACCAGCATGTCCAGGATCTCGGCGGCGTCCATGCCGGGCTCGATCTCGTACCGGCCGGCGTTGATCCCGCGATCGGCGCCGTTGAGCCGGGCCAGGATCTTGAAAAGCCCGGCGTGCCGGATGACCCCCTCCTCCTCCAACCGCGCGGCGACTTCGGACAGGGTCGTGCCGGGTTCGATGATGTACAGCACGGTGTCGTCACGGGCAACCGCGGAGGTGAGGTACCGGTAGGCCGTCACGAGCGCAGCCGCTCCGGCTAAAACGGCAAGGACGACGACAGCGAGAAGTAGTTTCTTCAATCGCGGGATTCCGTTTCGTCCGCCGCCCCGCGGCGGTAGTCCAGGTAGTTCTGCAACAGGAGCGTAGCAGCGATCCGGTCCAGGCTGCCCTTGTTTCCCCGCGTCCCCATGCCCATTTCGTTCATGGCGCGCCGGGCCGAGATGCTGGTCATCCGCTCATCCCAGGTCCGTACCGCACAGGATACCCGGTTCTGCAACTGGCCGGCGAAGGTTTCGACCTTCTCGGCTATTTCTCCCTTCGTCCCATCCATGTTGACCGGCAGGCCCAGGACGATTTCGAGGACCTGCTCCGCCTCCACAATCGACGCGATGGACGCCAGAGATTCGCTGGTGTTCTTCACTTCTATCGTTTCCAGGCCCTGGGCGATCAACCCGGCGGGATCGCTCACGGCGACTCCGACCCGCCGCTCACCGAAATCGATGCCGAGTATCCGTCCCTCTGGGGGCTGGCGGCCCCCGACGCCCTGGACAGGAACGATATGCGTGAGATCGCCCGGAATCCCGTCCACCTGTTTTGGCGGCGCCCCGTGGCGGCGCTTGCGTGACGCCCGCCGTCTGTCTTCTTTCAGGGTGTTGTCCGGCTTGTTTTTTCTCGGCATGCGGCTAATCCCACTCGTGCTCGTTACAGACCCGAAGGTGACTTTCAGTTCTTCGCCGCCCGCTCCCGTTCGATCACCGGGGGCAGGCCGGTCACGCTGATTCGCCAGAGCAGGCGGCTGTCCCGGGGACCGGTGGCCGGCTGCAGTACCGTGGCCTTGTGCAGGGTCGAAAAGGTATCCCAGGCCCCGGCGTCGCCCACAAGGAAGTCGTACTCCGCCAGGTAATCTGGCTTCGTCGCGTGGGCGGCCAGTTCATCCAGCAGTTCGCAGGCCTCGTCATCCGGCATGCCCACAATGCCGAAGGAACTGCCGCAGACGCCGTAGAGCGCCTTGCGTCCGGTCACCGGGTGGCGCTTGACCAGGGGATGGTAGACGTTCTCGACCCGGTCCTTCTGGTCGAGGGTCAGTTTTTCCGCCGAGGTTGCGGATTCCTCGTTCGTGTCCGCTCGATTGCCGTAGTGATGAAGGACGGTCAGGTGATCGATGGTGTCTTTCATCTTCGCGGGCAGATCGTCGTAGGCCGCCATCTGGTTGGCGAAGTAGGTCGGACAGCCGCCTTCCGGCCACTGGCGGCCGTACACGACCGTGGAGCTGTTGGGCGGGTCCTGGTAGGCCACGTCCGTGTGCCAGAAGGCCGCGCCCTCGTAAACGCCAATGGGTCGCTCCTCTTCGAAAATATTGGAGAGGTTGAGTATGGCCGGGTGGTTTTCGTGGCGCAAATGGTCCAGAAAATGGGGTTTCTGCCTGCCGAATTCCCTGGTGAACGCGTCGTAACGGCCGAAGGTCATTTCCTGGTGGGGGATCACGATCAGTCCATGGGCATGAAACACTTGGAGGATCTCCCGCATGACGGCCGGTTCCAGCGGTACAGACAGATCGACCCCGGAGATCTCCATGCCGAATCCGGGCAGGGGTTTCGTGGAAACACGCATGACGGTCATCTCCCGTCCTTCATGGCGCCGTCGTAATCATCGCTACGCTGTCCGCCCGCCTACGCGGGCGCGCCATAGGGACTGTCTCCGAACACTGCCTTGAGGTCTTGCGCCCATCCCGCGTCAGGCAGAAAGCGGACGCTGTCGTTCCAACCCGATTCGAGGGCCGCGCGAAACAGCGGTTCCGCGGATGACCGGGGCCATGTACCGATCAGCCGGAACAGCGCGGGCGAATAGGCGGTGGGTCTATCCGTTTTAGTCGATTCCGGCCGGATCATGCAGTGGACGGCCGCCGCGTAAAGCCGTTCGCCGTACCGGGCCAGAAGCTCTTCTACCGGGGTTCCGTCGTCCTGCGCCGGTTCGCCTTCCGTTTCGTACAACAACCGCAACAGGGGCAGCATGGCGCCACCGGGGAGCGATTCGACCGGACATTCGAGCAGGGAGACATACGCCACGTCGTGGACGTATTCCGCTCCCAGGCTGCCAAGGTGGTGGTATCGGTCGTCGATATCCGGCGGCGTACCATACGAAACCGGTGCCAGGGTCCTTTCCGGGGGCAGGTCCGTTCCGGCGTCCTTTGGGAAGATCTCCCGGTAGGCCGCCAGCGTGATCCGCTTGACCTCGTAAGAATACATATCGGGATGGACGTCCTGGACGCGGTCCGCCGCGTACAGCAGCCATCCGGGCGCATGGACGGCCTCGTCCCGGTAGAGCCCGGCGCGAATGGGCTCTGATGCCTCGTCGGCCAGGGGCCGCAGCTCGGCGGGGTCCAGGGAAAGATCCCGGACGGCCCGGTGCGCCACGTCGAACAGCACCGCCACCTTTCGCAGTTCATCCTCCTCTTCCAGCCGCAACGTGGATTTCATGGTTCTGTCGGCGGCCCGCCCGAGCCTACCCAGCGGTTCGACCACCTCCCAGTTGCCCCGGATCTCCGTCTGTCCCCGGCCGATCCACCCGCCCCGGTTGAACCAGTTCGCGATCGTCCGGACAAGCAGGATCGCGATCACGACGATCAGGGCGAGGGCGAGCAGGCGTTGAAACATGATGTCCTAACGGGCAAGACCCAGCATGTCAACGACGATGCCGCAGTAGGCCCGTGCGACACGGAGGGTGGATTCTATGCTGACATACTCGTTGGCCTGGCACGTGTTTCCCCCTTCGGGCCCGTACACCAGCGTCGGGATGCCTCCGGTCACCGCAAAGTGGTTCGTGTCGGCCACGCTTCGCGCCAGGGCGTAACGCACCGGTCGGCCGAGCTGCTCCTCGACCCGCTTCCGGGTGGACTGGACGAACTTCGAATCGGGATCCACGATGTATGGCGCCGGAGCGGGCGTGGGCCGGTCATCCCACGTGACGCGCCACTGCGACTCGATCGACAGGGACCGGATCAGTGCTTCGAGGTCCCGAGCGGCCTGGTCGATCGATTGTCCGGGCAGAATGTGCCTGTCGAGAACGACCTGCGCGTGTTCCGGCACGAGGATGAGGTTCCTCCCCCCGCTGATTTCGATGACGCATATCGTGCCGCCGAGTTCGTATTCCTCGTTCCAGCCCAGTTCGATCCGGTTCAGCGCCGTGATGATCGTCGCGGCGTCATGGACCGCGTTGACGCCCTCGCCCGTGTACGCGGCGTGGGCCGTCCTGCCCGCCAGGTCGACCTTGATGACGTGCCGCCCCCGCGAACCGACGCGCAGTCGCCCTGGCGGCGTGGGTTCGGGGATGAGGCATCCCGCGCACCCCGCGAGCAGCCCGCTGCCGATCAGCGCATGGGCGCCCCGCGACCAGTTTTCCTCGTCCGTCGTGGCGGAAACGATCAAGTCGCCGGCCAGCTCCACGCCGGATCGGACGATGGCCTCCACCGCGGCGAGTACGGCCGCGGCCCCCGCCTTCATGTCGTGGGCGCCGAGCCCGTACACGCATCCGTCTCTGACCACGGGCGACCACGGGTCCGTTTCCCACCCGTCACACGCATCGAAGGTGTCCTGGTGGAAATTCAGCATGAAGGCGCGGCCGTGTCCGCGGCCATTTCCGCGGCCGGGAATCCGCACGGCCAGGCTGTCGCCCGAATCCTCCACCGGAATCCGGCGAACGTCGGAAAGACCGATCTCCTCGAAATGCCCGTGGAGCATGTCACCCAGCGCCTGTTCGCTTCCCGTGACCGATGGAATGGAAACCAGTCCCGAGATCAGTTCGGTGACACGCCCGGAGGTAATGGACGTGGAAATGGCGTCTGGGGTCATATGGCCGGCTGCCGTATCGCGTGGTCTGTGGCCCGTCTCCATCGGTCTTTCGCTCCTTTTCATGATACAACGTAAAGTCATGGCAGACAAGAGAATTATCTTGACATGCAGGCCCTTGAACGTTAGTTATACCAGCGCTTTCGGGGCAGTTGGAATCCATTCATTTTCCGGAGTAAGACATGGCATCAGATATCTACGACGTGGCAGTGGTCGGCGGCGGGCCCGGCGGGTATGTTTCGGCGATTCGGGCGGCCCAGCTCGGCTTGAAGCCGGTTGTGATTGAAAAGGACAAACCCGGCGGCGTGTGCCTGAACTGGGGCTGCATTCCCACCAAGGCGCTGCTGAAGAACGCCGAACTCGTCCTGACCATGCGCCACGGTGAAGACTACGGCATCTCCTGCGACAACCTCCAGTTCGACATGGGCAAGGCCGTGCAGCGCAGCCGCAAGGCCGCCGACACCCTCGCCGGAGGTATAAAGTTCCTCCTCAAGAAGAACAAGGTGGATCTCGTCAGCGGCCACGGCCGCCTTGCTTCGGCCACTTCCGTCGATGTGACGATCGGCAAGGGCGAAACGCAGACCGTAAACGCCCGTTCGATTATCCTTGCGACGGGTTCGCGCTCCAAGGCGATCCCGGCTGTTCCGGTGGACGGAAAGCGGATCATCACCAGTACCGAGGCCATGCTGATCGAAGAGCCGCCGGGATCGATGACCATCATCGGCGGGGGGGCGATCGGCGTGGAGTTCGCCTACTATTACGCGGCCTACGGAACCGAGGTCACGATCGTCGAGATGCTGCCCCACCTGCTGCCCGTGGAAGACGAGGAAATCAGCGAAACGCTGGAGAAGAGCTTCGCGAAACTGGGTATCGGGATCAAGACCGGGGCGCGCGTCGAGTCGGCTGAATCGGATTCGGACGGCACATCGGTAACCGTAACCGTCGACGGAAAAGAAGAGACGTTGAAAGCCGACGTCACGCTCCTGGCCATCGGGCGCGACGCGAATATCGAGGATATCGGCCTGGAGGAACTCGGCGTCGAGACCGACCGGGCCTTCATCAAGGTGAATGAGCAGTGCCAGACCACGGTGTCCGGCGTCTACGCCATCGGCGACGTCACGGGGCCGCCCCTCCTCGCCCACAAGGCCTCCGCGGAAGGGATCAACCTGGTGGAACGGCTCGCGGGCCATCCTTCGCCGCCCATCGATCGAGAAAACATACCCGCGTGCACCTATTGCCAGCCCCAGGTCGCCAGCGTCGGCCTTACAGAGACCCAGGCCGCGGAAGGGCGTGAAATCCAGGTGTTCCGGATGCCTTATCGCTCCAGCGGCAAGGCCGTGGCCGTCGGCCAGACGGACGGCATGGTGAAACTGATCGCGGACGCGAAGTACGGCGAGATACTCGGCGCGCACATCATCGGGGCGGACGCCACCGAACTGATCGCGGAGATCTGCACCGCGCGCACGCTGGAATCGACCACCCGGGAACTGCACAAGACCATACACGCACACCCCACGCTGTCGGAACTGGTCATGGAGGCCGCCGCCGGAGTGGAGGGCGCGGCGATCCACATCTAGGGATTCCCGCTTTTCCGTCTTTCGGCAGACCTTCCGAGATCCGTCCGTTTGCGTACACCCCGGTGCGTGGCGCATCGCCCGGTTATTACTACTCAGCAGACCAGGGCGGGTTTATCCATGATGCTCGGAATACCGCCATACACGGCCCGGATTCGCTGTGTTTCCTCCATCCCCGCTTGCGCCATCCTCGTCGTATGCATCCTTCTCGCCGGACTGTCGGGACCGGGTTGCGGTTCGGGGTCGGACCGGCCAGACCAATCCGACCCTTACCGGAACCGGCTGGCCGATGAGATAAGCCCGTATCTTCAAAGCCACGCCAACAATCCGGTGGACTGGTATCCCTGGGGCAGGGAAGCGATCGAACGCGCGCGGCGGGAGGAAAAACCCATCTTCCTCTCCGTCGGCTACTCGACCTGCTACTGGTGTCACGTCATGGAACGCGAGGTGTTCTCCGACCCGGATATCGCGGCCGTCATGAACGCCCATTTCGTGAACGTCAAGGTGGACCGCGAGGAACGTCCGGACATCGACGAGATCTACATGACGGCCACGCAGCTCGTCACGGGCAGCGGGGGGTGGCCCAATTCGGTATTTCTCACACCCGACCTGGAACCCTTCTTCGCAGGCACGTACTTTCCTCCCGAGGACCTGCCGGGCCGGCCGGGTTTCCCGCGCGTACTGAACCTGTTGAACGAGGCCTGGAACACCAGGCGGGGCGACCTCGTCGAACAGGCCGTCCGGATCGCCGAGGCGATCCGGACGCTCCAGCAGGACCTGGTTGCCGGGGACGGGTCCACGATCATCGACGGATCCGCCGCCGTCGACGAGGAAATCGTGGCCGGCGCCCTGACCTATATGAGGACCCGTTACGACGTCGAAAACGGGGGATTCGGCCCCGCGCCCAAGTTCCCGCCGCCCATGCGCCTCGAACTGTTGCTGAACGAATACGAACGGACGGGCGACGAAACCCTGCTGTCCATGGCCACCCACACTCTGGATGTCATGATGAACGGCGGCGTGTACGACCATGTCGGTGGCGGATTTCACCGGTACGCCACGGATTCGGACTGGCGCATCCCCCACTTCGAGAAGATGCTGTACAACCAGGCGGATCTCGCTCGCGTTTACCTGCTGGCCTACGACGTTACCGGAAGGGACGTCTACCGGGCTGTCGCCGAAGACGTGCTCAATTTCCTGGGACGGGAGATGACGGGCGACGAAGGCGCGTTTTACTCGGCCGTGGATTCCGAGACAGCTGCCGTGGAAGGCAGATACTACCTGTGGTCCGAGGCGGAAATCAGGAAAACGCTGGGCGCGGACTCAGACGCCTTTCTGGCGAACTACGGCCTGGCGCCCATGCCCGACGCAGTTGCCGGGAGCACCGGGCAGGGGAACCCGGAAAGGGCGTCCACAGGTCCCGCAGAAGACGCGGCGGAAGGCCCCACAGAAGACGCAGCGAAAGGTGCTGTCCTTTACATCCGGGGAGAGGCGGATTCCGTCCGGCTCCGTTCCGATCTCGAGCTTATGCGGTCCGAACTCAGGACGGTACGCGCGAAACGCAGCCCTCCGATGGTCGACGCCAAGGTGATCACCGCCTGGAACGGACAGATGATCGACGCGTACGCCTATGCGTGGCTGGTGACGGGAGAACGGGAGTATCTGGATAGGGCGACGCGCGCCGCGGAATTCATCCTCGAACGGCTGCGCGACGGCGAGGGCCGCCTGCGTCGTATCTATCTGGGGGGCGAGACGCGACGGGAAGCGTTCCAGGAGGATTATGCCTACCTTGCCCGGGGATTGACGCGGCTGTTCGAGGCCACCGAGGACGACCGCTGGCTGGCCGAAGCTCGGTCACTCGCGGACCGGATGAACGGCCTCTTCTGGGATTCTGCCGCGGGTGGATACTATTTCACCAGCGACGAGCAGGATCTCATCGTCCGTACCCGTAATCCCTACGACGGTGCCCGGGCTTCCGGCAATGCCATGGCCGCCCATGCGCTGCTTGCACTGGCGGGCCACACGGGGGAAACCCGCTATCGCGCCCGGGCTGCCCGTCTGTTCGAAGCCTTCGCCCCGTCGATGGAAGAGAACCCCGGCCGTTTCACCTCCATGATCCTGGCCCTGCGGAATCATCTCTACGGCGAGCGGGAATTCAGCCGGCGACGTGCCGTCCACGATGGACGAGATGCCACCGCGGATGTGTTAATGCAGGAGACGGTCACGGGAACCGGCGTAGCGCGGACTGGAGCGGATTTCAACGATAGCGCCAAGGTCGAGGCGCATCTCGAGGCAGCCGCCGCGGGTGGGGACGCCTTCGATGCGACTGTATCGATCCGCATCGCGGACGGCTGGCATATCAACGCCAACCCGGCCTCTTTGCCCGGACTGGTCCCCACGGCCGTGACCTTCAACGCGGACGTGCCTATTCAGGTAGACGCGCTCACGTATCCCGAAGGGGAGGCTATTCGGTTCTCCTTCGCCGATGGTCCGCTGGAGGTTTATCGAGGGGCGATACGCCTGCGCGCCCGGCTCGTCGTCGAGGCGGTTCCTGTACCGGAAGACACGCGGCTGTACGCGACCCTGTACTACCAGGCCTGTAATGACACGGTCTGCCTGGAGCCCGGAGAGGTCGCCCTTTCGGTCCGGCTCGGCCGGTGAGCAGGGTCTGGAGGGTCGACACCTCGACGGTCGATGGCGTCGATGGCGTCGGTAAAAGGGAAAAAAGGAGCTGCAACCGCTTGTCCCGGTGAAAGTGTACCGGAAAGACCGCAGCGTATATACATTGTGTATACGCCGGTATGCTGAAGCCATTCGAGACATTGCGTATACGTCCCTAAACTGAACCCTTCGGGAATACGATACGGTAAAATGCGGCCTTTACCGGCCGGTTCGCGAACCACTGGACTGATCATGCCTGCAACAAGTCTCCATTCCGATCCTCGCCTCAGCGCGCCCATGCGCCGGCATATTCGATCGCTCCAAATGGACACGGTGGAAGCCTACATGTCCTGGTGCCGCGAGAACGGGTTCAACGCCCGCCTGAACAAGACTCTGCTCCAGCGCCGGCAGGAACTGGCCGAGGCGCGGAAGACCTCGGACCGGCACCGGAAGGACGCCGAACTCAAGGCCCACATTGCCGCTCTCGGTCTGGGTTCGGTAGCGGCTTACCGGGCCTGGTGCCGGGAGAACGGCGTCGGGGACGGCCTGCAGAAGAGCAAGACGCAGCGGCAGCAGGAGATCCGTCTCGACCGAGAGCTGCGTAACCGGAAGTTCGCCGCCAGGTCCACGGCCAGCCAGCACAAGCGAAGGCGCAGGGACACCCTGAAGCGAATCGCCGCGGGCCAGGCGGACGCGCGGGAACTGACCAGCCCCGTCCTGCTGCGCGTTCACCATCTGTTTCACCACGAGCTGAACGATCCATCCGCCCGTGCGGCCTTTCTTGAACTCCTCCTGCACGTAGAAAGAGATCGAAGGCTGTTTCACCTGAAACCCGTCGTGCCCCGGTACGGACCGGTGCCCCGGAACAACTTTATGGACGCGCTGGCCGCGCTGGCCACGTGGCACGATCGGTGGAAGCGCAAGGCCGCGGACTGGCAGCCGGACAGTCATAACGGCCGCCGTCAATTCGGCGCGCTGGCCCGCCATCTTCTGGCAGAATACGATGTGCCCGAATGCATGGACACCGCCTTCTTCATGGGCCTGGACGACGGGGCCAGGGTCCGGCAGCACTGGTTCGTGGAGGTAGGCACGGGCAAGAACATCCGGAAGGCCGGCATTCCGGTGCGTCTGACCAAGCGAATGGCCCATGTTTTCGCGCTTTCCGCGCCGTCCGAATACACCGTGGACGCGGCGCTCCGATGGGCGCAGGTGGTGGGAATGGGCGGCGATGACCTGCTGGCCGAAGCGGTCTGCGATTCGATGCTCGGCGAGCATTTCGACGAGGGATCGTTCTGGGAGACCGTGCTGCACTTCTTCGTGAACAATCCCATGCTCGACGTGGCCCACGTCGGCCCCATTGTAGACTACATTCATCACCAGCGGTTCGTAAGGCAGGAGCGGCGGAATCCGGATGGGAGCGTCTCTCCCATCGACCCGCCCGAGCCGGGTTTCACGATGAAGGGACGGACGCCGGACTCCATATTGAGACGCGTGGAAGCCTGGCACAACGCGCTGTCGAAAGCGAAGGCAAAGACACCCAAAACCTGGCCGTCATCCGGTATCCGGGGCTTTGAATGGGTGGACGAGGACGAAAGCGCGGGCGAGATACGCAATTGGAAGATCGAGGAAATCCTCAACGACCGCGCCCTGATGGAAGAAGGCAAGTCCATGCGACACTGCGTGGCGTCCTACAAGACCTCGTGCGCCAACGGTCACAGGTCCATCTGGTCCATGCAGGTAGGGTACCTGAGTTCGGGAAACACCCGCCGCGTCCTCACCATCGAACTGGTCAACAACAAGAGGTATATCCGCCAGGTACGCGGGCGGAGCAACACCCGGCCCCTGGACGCCCACAGCGGCCGCGCCCAGGACGGTTGGGACATACTGATGAAGTGGGCAAAACAGGAAGGCCTGACGCTGCCCGGCGCGAAGTCGGTTGCCATGCGAAGGATCTAGGTCACATGCGCAGGATCTGGGTCACATGCGCAGGATCTGGAAAAAAGAAAAGCGACGGCATAAGGGCGACCGCGTTGGAAGCGGCAAGGTATGCCGTCGCTGTATGATGGATATGCTCCCGCGGGACGCCGGAGTCATATCAATCCTATGACTATTGGCAGGCCATCGATCATGGCCGTGATCTCGTCACGTGTTTCGATTCCTGCCTGTACTTACTCTATTAGACTCCGAACTGCTGAAAAAGATGCATTAAAAAGATGGGTTAAATCGGTCATCGCATGCGTATTCCAGTTTCCGAAACCCCGTAGGCCAGGTCGCGAACAGTGGATATCGAGGCAATCACCTTTCTTGCCGCCATCATCGGCTATGCCGGGTTGACTGCGAACATGGTCCTGGTCGCGGCAAGCCGCCACCGACGGGTTTACATGCTGCCGGTCGCGCTGATCGTATTCGCCCACGTCCTGCTCGTCTGGCAATACAGGTACGAATGGGAGATCGCCCAGGCCACGAGAAATGGCTACGCGGGATTCCTTATCTTCCATACCGCGCTGCTCGGCATCCTGTACGCCCCGCTGGCGAGGGACCGGGACGCACGGCGGCTTGTGGCCTTCTCGTTCCTAGTTGCCGCCATGGGGGCCAGCGGCGCCGTACTCCGCTACGACGAGGTGGCGGTCTACCGCCTGCCCGTCTTTGTATGCGACCTCGTCGGCCTTGGCGCGTTTGCGCATTGGGTGTACGGACCGGCGAAAGGGTATCTAAACCGGTTTTCGGGACGGAACCGGCATGGTAGCGGTCGGCATGGTAGCGGTCGGCATGGCCGGCGCCGTCTCATCGTGACGGAAAACCGGCGGCAGAACGATCAGGACCGTTGATTGAATCGATGGCAGGGATTTGACAGGAGAGGCACCATGGCGAGTCTGGCTGAACAGAAGGCCTTTTTTGAGGAAGAGGGATATCTGATCGTCGAAGACGTGTTATCGGAAGACGAACTGGCCGAGTGCCGCGAGGAAATC is a window from the Gemmatimonadota bacterium genome containing:
- a CDS encoding PcfJ domain-containing protein; this translates as MPATSLHSDPRLSAPMRRHIRSLQMDTVEAYMSWCRENGFNARLNKTLLQRRQELAEARKTSDRHRKDAELKAHIAALGLGSVAAYRAWCRENGVGDGLQKSKTQRQQEIRLDRELRNRKFAARSTASQHKRRRRDTLKRIAAGQADARELTSPVLLRVHHLFHHELNDPSARAAFLELLLHVERDRRLFHLKPVVPRYGPVPRNNFMDALAALATWHDRWKRKAADWQPDSHNGRRQFGALARHLLAEYDVPECMDTAFFMGLDDGARVRQHWFVEVGTGKNIRKAGIPVRLTKRMAHVFALSAPSEYTVDAALRWAQVVGMGGDDLLAEAVCDSMLGEHFDEGSFWETVLHFFVNNPMLDVAHVGPIVDYIHHQRFVRQERRNPDGSVSPIDPPEPGFTMKGRTPDSILRRVEAWHNALSKAKAKTPKTWPSSGIRGFEWVDEDESAGEIRNWKIEEILNDRALMEEGKSMRHCVASYKTSCANGHRSIWSMQVGYLSSGNTRRVLTIELVNNKRYIRQVRGRSNTRPLDAHSGRAQDGWDILMKWAKQEGLTLPGAKSVAMRRI
- a CDS encoding DUF255 domain-containing protein, producing MMLGIPPYTARIRCVSSIPACAILVVCILLAGLSGPGCGSGSDRPDQSDPYRNRLADEISPYLQSHANNPVDWYPWGREAIERARREEKPIFLSVGYSTCYWCHVMEREVFSDPDIAAVMNAHFVNVKVDREERPDIDEIYMTATQLVTGSGGWPNSVFLTPDLEPFFAGTYFPPEDLPGRPGFPRVLNLLNEAWNTRRGDLVEQAVRIAEAIRTLQQDLVAGDGSTIIDGSAAVDEEIVAGALTYMRTRYDVENGGFGPAPKFPPPMRLELLLNEYERTGDETLLSMATHTLDVMMNGGVYDHVGGGFHRYATDSDWRIPHFEKMLYNQADLARVYLLAYDVTGRDVYRAVAEDVLNFLGREMTGDEGAFYSAVDSETAAVEGRYYLWSEAEIRKTLGADSDAFLANYGLAPMPDAVAGSTGQGNPERASTGPAEDAAEGPTEDAAKGAVLYIRGEADSVRLRSDLELMRSELRTVRAKRSPPMVDAKVITAWNGQMIDAYAYAWLVTGEREYLDRATRAAEFILERLRDGEGRLRRIYLGGETRREAFQEDYAYLARGLTRLFEATEDDRWLAEARSLADRMNGLFWDSAAGGYYFTSDEQDLIVRTRNPYDGARASGNAMAAHALLALAGHTGETRYRARAARLFEAFAPSMEENPGRFTSMILALRNHLYGEREFSRRRAVHDGRDATADVLMQETVTGTGVARTGADFNDSAKVEAHLEAAAAGGDAFDATVSIRIADGWHINANPASLPGLVPTAVTFNADVPIQVDALTYPEGEAIRFSFADGPLEVYRGAIRLRARLVVEAVPVPEDTRLYATLYYQACNDTVCLEPGEVALSVRLGR